The following are from one region of the Halarcobacter sp. genome:
- a CDS encoding 23S rRNA (pseudouridine(1915)-N(3))-methyltransferase RlmH — MAKINIYAIVKPSKDEFDKLSNDFIKMCSKFAKVEVHSVFNKNIAKAQTIGEKEAQKSYTEAFEPHMKGFCIALDVLGKKIDSFKFSEIITTHSEINFFIGGAYGFERSFLDKCDISISLSALTMAHKVVTLVLLEQIFRGLAIKNNHPYHK; from the coding sequence ATGGCAAAAATTAATATTTATGCAATTGTAAAACCATCGAAAGATGAGTTTGATAAACTTTCAAATGATTTTATAAAAATGTGCTCAAAATTTGCAAAAGTTGAAGTTCATAGTGTATTTAATAAAAATATAGCAAAAGCTCAAACAATAGGTGAAAAAGAAGCACAAAAGTCTTATACAGAGGCATTTGAACCACATATGAAAGGTTTTTGTATAGCTTTAGACGTATTAGGTAAAAAAATTGATAGTTTTAAATTTTCAGAAATAATTACAACCCATAGTGAAATAAATTTTTTTATAGGTGGAGCTTATGGTTTTGAAAGAAGTTTTTTAGATAAATGCGACATTTCAATAAGCCTTAGTGCACTAACTATGGCTCATAAAGTAGTGACACTTGTATTACTTGAACAAATATTTAGAGGTTTAGCAATAAAAAATAACCATCCGTATCATAAATAA
- the dksA gene encoding RNA polymerase-binding protein DksA, whose translation MANTKQIEELKNILLERKDKITKNIQGSRDSIDSLKDSECKDEYDYAEVSSDSFKEGIIANQQITELKEIEDALKRIEKGTYGICEMCDESIAIGRLRAKPFAKFCTPCREIYEVEQ comes from the coding sequence ATGGCTAACACTAAACAGATAGAAGAATTAAAAAATATCTTGCTTGAGAGAAAAGATAAAATTACTAAAAATATTCAGGGGAGTAGAGATAGTATAGATTCTTTAAAAGATTCTGAGTGCAAAGATGAGTATGATTATGCAGAAGTTTCTAGTGATTCATTCAAAGAGGGAATAATTGCTAATCAACAAATTACAGAACTTAAAGAGATTGAAGACGCTCTTAAAAGAATAGAAAAAGGTACATATGGTATTTGTGAAATGTGTGATGAATCAATCGCTATTGGAAGATTAAGAGCAAAACCATTTGCAAAATTTTGTACACCTTGTAGAGAGATTTACGAAGTAGAACAATAA
- a CDS encoding tRNA-dihydrouridine synthase, producing MKNKIDFSQPLMVLAPLAGYTDLPFRSVVKKFGADITISEMISSNALVYKSEKTRKMIEKAPSEDPYIVQIAGNKTELVRDAVEILNDIDGIDGIDLNCGCPAPKVFNHGSGSNLLGDLKKLEEILSTVKKYNKKQYTTAKVRIGVNEKIPVEIAKVVEACGVDYIAVHGRTRAGKYKAPVDYDAIKMMKEAVSIPVIANGDIKDYDKAKEVLNYTNADGVMIGRAAIGKPWIFYQLKHGIENISEEKKREIILEHFDAVLKFHGQHGAIMFRKLLHSYSKGYKGAAEFRDIINRVSEADVMRDMIENFF from the coding sequence ATGAAAAATAAAATAGATTTTAGCCAGCCACTTATGGTGCTGGCTCCACTTGCAGGATATACAGACTTACCATTCCGTTCTGTTGTTAAAAAATTTGGTGCAGATATTACAATCTCTGAGATGATATCTTCTAATGCTTTAGTTTATAAATCAGAAAAAACTAGAAAAATGATTGAAAAAGCACCAAGTGAAGATCCATATATTGTGCAAATAGCAGGAAATAAAACTGAACTAGTTAGAGATGCTGTTGAAATTTTAAATGATATTGACGGAATTGATGGAATAGATTTAAATTGTGGGTGTCCTGCTCCAAAAGTATTTAATCATGGTTCTGGTTCAAATCTTTTAGGGGATTTAAAAAAACTTGAAGAGATTTTATCAACAGTAAAAAAATACAATAAAAAACAATATACAACTGCAAAAGTTAGAATTGGTGTAAATGAAAAAATTCCTGTTGAAATAGCAAAAGTTGTTGAAGCTTGTGGTGTTGATTATATTGCAGTTCATGGAAGAACAAGAGCTGGAAAATATAAAGCTCCTGTTGATTATGATGCAATTAAAATGATGAAAGAAGCTGTATCTATCCCTGTTATTGCTAATGGAGATATTAAAGATTATGACAAAGCTAAAGAGGTATTAAATTATACAAATGCTGATGGCGTAATGATAGGTCGTGCAGCAATTGGGAAACCATGGATTTTTTATCAGCTTAAACATGGAATTGAAAATATCAGTGAAGAGAAAAAAAGAGAGATTATCTTAGAACATTTTGATGCAGTGTTAAAATTTCATGGACAACATGGTGCAATTATGTTTAGAAAACTTTTACATTCTTACTCTAAAGGCTACAAAGGTGCAGCTGAATTTAGAGATATTATAAATCGTGTATCAGAAGCAGATGTTATGCGAGATATGATAGAAAACTTTTTTTAA